One Picrophilus oshimae DSM 9789 genomic region harbors:
- a CDS encoding lyase family protein codes for MKIWSGSAGEELENKFYDNIIRDDIDADKNMIKYEIINMLAYNVAMKAPCSVIKALLDIYKNGIELKLDLEDVHGNIEDFIIRRTGFKNFRMFLSRNEQVHSDLNLFIIDKIIEIEKILYEIIKVIPGFNGRIPGYTHYRQAMPMSVNTYINYIKSIFYHHFNNLDSFLMDLREMPLGYGSGYGSFSPVDFNQVSNLLNMEKNIKNPVYSSLRYIKNIENIVYLISSLAVDISRICQDIIIYSENDIITIPPEYTTGSSLMPNKINPDYLELFQGISAESISMLSFIMQSELNKTTGYHRDFQIVKDRTISFINNFERIMLGLKDLLYNIKFNEKNIKNDVYATYNAWLAFKNGMDWKSAYSYAGNKIKNGEVLDEYQPGDLTDYIDVNELNKRLNHNIKIFIEPREKLIAYAENLCKNI; via the coding sequence TTGAAGATCTGGTCTGGAAGTGCAGGAGAGGAGCTTGAAAACAAATTCTATGATAATATAATAAGGGATGACATCGATGCGGATAAAAATATGATAAAATACGAGATAATAAACATGCTTGCCTACAACGTTGCAATGAAGGCCCCATGCAGTGTTATAAAGGCCCTTCTGGATATATATAAAAACGGCATTGAGCTTAAATTGGATCTTGAGGATGTCCACGGCAACATAGAGGATTTTATAATAAGAAGGACCGGCTTTAAAAACTTCAGGATGTTCCTTTCAAGAAACGAGCAGGTGCACAGTGATTTAAACCTCTTTATAATTGATAAAATCATTGAAATTGAGAAAATCCTTTATGAAATAATAAAGGTCATTCCAGGCTTTAATGGAAGGATTCCTGGCTATACACATTACAGGCAGGCAATGCCAATGTCAGTAAACACATATATAAATTACATAAAAAGCATATTTTACCATCATTTTAATAATCTGGACAGTTTCCTAATGGATTTAAGGGAGATGCCACTTGGCTATGGCTCTGGCTACGGCTCATTCTCGCCGGTCGATTTCAATCAGGTCTCAAATCTATTAAACATGGAAAAGAACATTAAAAATCCGGTTTACTCATCATTAAGGTACATAAAAAATATTGAAAATATTGTTTATTTAATCTCCAGTCTTGCAGTTGACATTTCAAGGATATGCCAGGATATAATAATATACTCTGAGAATGATATTATAACAATACCTCCAGAATACACAACGGGCAGTTCACTAATGCCAAACAAGATAAACCCGGATTATCTTGAGCTGTTTCAGGGTATTTCTGCTGAATCCATATCAATGCTTTCATTTATTATGCAATCTGAATTAAATAAAACAACCGGATACCACAGGGATTTTCAGATCGTAAAGGATAGAACAATATCCTTTATTAATAACTTTGAAAGGATCATGCTTGGACTGAAGGATCTATTATATAATATTAAATTCAATGAAAAGAACATAAAAAATGATGTTTATGCAACATACAATGCATGGCTTGCGTTTAAAAACGGCATGGACTGGAAGTCAGCGTATTCGTATGCAGGAAACAAAATAAAAAATGGTGAGGTTCTCGATGAGTACCAGCCCGGGGATTTAACAGATTACATAGACGTTAATGAATTAAATAAAAGGTTGAACCATAACATAAAAATTTTTA